Proteins encoded by one window of Pseudomonas coleopterorum:
- a CDS encoding DUF2790 domain-containing protein: MKALLILALIGSSGIALADETTTAATQKPVVEPYDYSQHPDIAHVISNSAIPNVCAVVPARLTYEDSQGKRHIMEYHVMGNGCTNS, from the coding sequence ATGAAAGCTTTGTTGATTCTTGCGCTGATTGGCTCGAGCGGTATCGCCCTGGCCGATGAGACGACCACTGCCGCCACACAGAAACCCGTGGTAGAACCCTATGACTATTCACAGCACCCGGACATCGCCCATGTCATTTCCAACTCGGCGATCCCCAATGTCTGCGCCGTGGTGCCAGCGCGTCTGACCTACGAGGACTCGCAGGGCAAGCGCCACATCATGGAATACCACGTCATGGGCAACGGCTGTACCAACAGCTGA
- a CDS encoding RHS repeat domain-containing protein, with protein MFVRFCTSGLIVITQQQSSLHSRTPAISARDGRGCVIRSIAYLRSSVDDTVQPMVIVTRHDAQGRQRESFDPRRLAAGSADPGPNMRWSYGLSGNVVREDSRDSGSSLILRDAQGRVSLCRTGNDVIKRYRYQATTLPGRLLAIELQPSPNAASVVAERFVWGASGAEARSANVAGQLIRHYDGAGLQMVELQSVHGAVIRQSRQLRRDKRLSGWPGDVESSWRESLADDVLTSVATLDACGQLLLKVDVGGHRQRYRYDVSGQFAAGWLQPAGVAEQPVVKSVQYGADGQLLCQTQGNDVISRYRYEQGSQRLQATTVSRPAGHPRGARTLQDLQYRYDPVGNVLAVVDDAQATRYWRNVRVAPESTFSYDTLYRLTKATGREMARRVAGRGRLPATVPQSLDAATYTQYTRTYSYDIGDNLIGMRHQAAASGNDFTLDMTVARASNRAVISDMCADPEQVDDCFLAAGQQKRLPEGQALSWGMDGDLEEVGHSGAALWEWYRYGGEHQRRVKVSTAREGDLRCEQTTLYLPDIELRSTHRAGRLTEQLEVLSVASPGPVQVTAFHWQVGEPQGMQSSRVRYSHRNQVGSVGLELDADGQIISQEEYYPFGTTALYAARTDTESSYKTLRYSGKERDASGLYYYGYRYYQPWAARWLSADPSGAADGLNLYRMVRNNPVTLHDPNGLQPPPPPPMPGMASAPPPPPPPPGMSAAVPVMPPPPPPPGSGLSGPPPPPPLGGEGSSAGVAPRKKWVIKEDPAIKKQQGGEYPYYSSMTIALQKANIEHYSNIPDPESFLKTWKEVASAMKPSAPNIDLDKLTEVQSTLARMDKEWSGYTKPKPDVSQTFRGDTPAVLGSYPWLASFVEQAQASDTAMYQRLDMDMKSSLIMSTAISPQEAYVLPKSILWHFTLDESHAGISEGLYAETEVTFPLYNPMRIESVASIPEGQAYQGNAERFGTAHRYVVKATMLPRV; from the coding sequence ATGTTCGTTCGTTTTTGCACTTCGGGACTGATCGTGATTACTCAACAACAATCTTCACTTCACAGCAGGACACCGGCCATCAGCGCCCGTGACGGTCGTGGATGCGTCATTCGGTCGATCGCCTATCTGCGCAGTAGCGTCGATGACACTGTCCAACCCATGGTTATCGTTACGCGGCATGACGCGCAAGGACGACAGCGGGAAAGCTTCGATCCGCGTCGGCTCGCAGCGGGCTCGGCCGATCCGGGCCCCAATATGCGCTGGTCCTACGGTCTTTCGGGAAATGTGGTGCGCGAAGATAGTCGCGATTCCGGCAGCTCCCTGATCCTTCGCGATGCCCAGGGCAGGGTTTCTCTCTGTCGCACCGGCAATGACGTCATCAAACGCTATCGCTATCAGGCGACGACCCTGCCGGGCCGCCTGCTGGCCATTGAGCTACAACCTTCGCCAAACGCAGCCTCGGTGGTGGCGGAGCGATTCGTGTGGGGTGCTTCCGGGGCTGAGGCGCGCAGTGCCAATGTGGCTGGACAACTGATACGCCACTACGACGGCGCGGGACTGCAGATGGTTGAGTTGCAGTCGGTGCACGGTGCTGTGATACGTCAAAGTCGGCAACTGCGACGCGACAAGCGCTTGTCAGGCTGGCCTGGCGATGTCGAATCGAGTTGGCGCGAATCGTTAGCCGACGATGTGTTGACGAGTGTGGCCACGCTCGATGCGTGTGGGCAACTGTTGCTCAAAGTTGACGTCGGCGGTCACCGCCAGCGTTACCGGTACGATGTCAGCGGACAGTTTGCCGCCGGCTGGCTGCAACCCGCCGGCGTGGCGGAGCAACCGGTTGTCAAGTCGGTGCAGTACGGTGCCGACGGTCAATTGCTGTGCCAGACCCAGGGTAACGACGTTATCAGTCGCTATCGCTATGAGCAGGGCAGTCAGCGTCTGCAAGCGACCACTGTCAGTCGACCGGCAGGCCATCCCAGGGGTGCGCGAACGTTGCAGGACTTGCAGTACCGATACGACCCTGTGGGTAATGTGCTGGCGGTGGTCGATGATGCTCAAGCCACACGCTATTGGCGCAACGTACGCGTCGCTCCGGAAAGTACATTCAGCTATGACACGCTCTACAGGCTGACCAAAGCGACCGGCCGAGAGATGGCCCGGCGCGTGGCCGGTCGAGGCCGCCTGCCGGCTACCGTCCCCCAGTCTCTGGATGCGGCGACCTACACCCAGTACACACGTACCTACAGCTACGACATCGGGGACAATCTGATAGGCATGCGCCATCAGGCTGCCGCCAGCGGCAACGACTTCACGCTGGACATGACGGTCGCTCGTGCCAGCAATCGTGCGGTGATCAGCGACATGTGCGCGGATCCCGAGCAGGTGGACGACTGCTTCCTTGCTGCCGGCCAGCAGAAGCGGCTTCCCGAAGGCCAGGCCTTGTCGTGGGGAATGGACGGTGACCTCGAGGAGGTTGGACACTCTGGAGCCGCCCTGTGGGAGTGGTACCGCTATGGCGGCGAGCACCAGCGCCGCGTGAAAGTCAGCACGGCACGGGAGGGTGATCTGAGGTGCGAGCAGACGACGCTCTACCTGCCGGATATCGAACTGCGTTCTACCCATCGGGCAGGCAGGCTCACAGAGCAGTTGGAGGTCCTGAGTGTCGCAAGCCCCGGCCCGGTACAGGTGACGGCTTTCCACTGGCAGGTTGGAGAGCCCCAGGGCATGCAGTCCAGTAGAGTACGCTACAGTCACCGCAACCAAGTCGGCAGCGTAGGCCTGGAGCTGGACGCCGATGGCCAGATCATTTCCCAGGAAGAATATTACCCCTTCGGTACGACCGCCCTGTACGCGGCACGCACCGATACCGAATCCAGCTACAAGACCTTGCGTTACTCAGGCAAGGAACGAGATGCATCGGGTCTTTACTACTACGGATACCGTTACTACCAGCCCTGGGCAGCCCGTTGGCTGAGCGCCGACCCATCGGGTGCGGCCGACGGCTTGAATCTCTACCGCATGGTGCGCAACAACCCGGTCACTCTGCATGACCCCAATGGGTTGCAGCCGCCCCCGCCCCCGCCGATGCCTGGAATGGCAAGTGCGCCGCCGCCGCCACCGCCGCCACCTGGGATGTCGGCCGCCGTTCCGGTGATGCCTCCGCCCCCGCCCCCGCCAGGCAGCGGCTTGTCCGGGCCGCCTCCGCCGCCACCCCTTGGAGGCGAGGGTTCGTCTGCTGGTGTGGCGCCGCGCAAGAAGTGGGTCATCAAAGAGGATCCCGCGATCAAAAAGCAGCAAGGCGGAGAATATCCCTATTATTCATCCATGACGATTGCCCTGCAGAAAGCAAATATCGAGCACTACTCGAATATTCCTGATCCGGAAAGTTTTCTTAAAACCTGGAAGGAGGTAGCCAGTGCGATGAAGCCGTCAGCCCCAAACATCGATCTGGACAAGTTAACTGAAGTCCAGTCTACCTTGGCGCGCATGGACAAGGAGTGGTCGGGTTATACCAAGCCCAAGCCCGACGTCAGCCAGACGTTTCGTGGAGATACGCCGGCGGTGCTGGGTAGTTATCCATGGCTGGCAAGTTTCGTCGAGCAAGCCCAGGCAAGCGATACGGCCATGTATCAGCGATTGGATATGGACATGAAGTCATCGCTCATCATGTCTACTGCGATAAGTCCTCAAGAGGCCTACGTCCTGCCGAAGAGCATTCTTTGGCATTTCACCTTAGATGAAAGTCACGCGGGCATTTCCGAAGGCTTGTATGCCGAGACCGAAGTGACATTTCCGCTTTACAACCCCATGAGGATCGAGTCAGTGGCGTCTATCCCCGAGGGTCAAGCCTATCAGGGCAACGCAGAACGATTCGGTACGGCTCACCGGTATGTCGTCAAAGCGACCATGCTCCCGCGAGTCTGA
- a CDS encoding MFS transporter translates to MPHSQRPMTVTLQVVSIVLFTFIGYLSIGIPLAVLPGFVHSDLGYGAVIAGLVISVQYLATLLSRPQASKIIDNLGSKKAVIYGLVGCGISGLFMLLAGWLQSWPALSLTSLLLGRVLLGSAESLVGSGSIGWGIGRVGAANTAKVISWNGIASYGALAIGAPLGVLMVKHLGLWSMGASIIVLAGVGIALAWNKLPAPVVAGERLPFLHVLGRVLPHGTGLALGGIGFGTIATFITLYYASNAWDNAALCLSLFGASFILARLLFGNLINRLGGFRVAIVCLSVETLGLLLLWLAPSQELAMAGAALTGFGFSLVFPALGVEAVNLVPASSRGAAVGAYSLFIDMSLGITGPVAGAIAAGFGFSSIFLFAAAAACTGLGLTFYLYRQAARLPPPEDKLV, encoded by the coding sequence ATGCCTCACTCCCAGCGCCCCATGACGGTCACGCTGCAAGTCGTTTCCATCGTGCTGTTCACCTTCATTGGCTACCTGAGCATCGGCATTCCCCTGGCGGTATTGCCCGGCTTCGTCCACAGCGATCTGGGCTACGGCGCGGTGATCGCTGGCCTGGTGATCAGCGTTCAATACCTCGCCACCCTGCTCAGCCGCCCCCAGGCGAGCAAGATCATCGACAACCTGGGCAGCAAGAAGGCCGTGATCTACGGATTGGTCGGCTGCGGCATCAGCGGGTTGTTCATGCTGCTGGCCGGTTGGTTGCAAAGCTGGCCAGCACTGAGCCTCACCAGCCTGCTGCTGGGTCGGGTGTTGCTCGGGTCGGCGGAAAGCCTGGTGGGCTCCGGTTCCATTGGCTGGGGGATCGGTCGCGTCGGGGCGGCCAACACGGCCAAGGTCATCTCCTGGAACGGCATCGCCAGCTACGGCGCACTGGCCATCGGCGCGCCGCTGGGTGTGTTGATGGTCAAACATCTGGGCTTGTGGAGCATGGGCGCGAGCATCATCGTTCTGGCAGGCGTGGGCATCGCCCTGGCCTGGAACAAGCTGCCTGCGCCAGTGGTGGCCGGCGAGCGCCTGCCGTTTCTGCACGTTCTGGGTCGAGTGCTGCCCCACGGCACTGGGCTGGCCCTGGGTGGCATCGGCTTCGGCACCATCGCCACGTTCATCACCCTGTACTACGCCAGCAATGCCTGGGACAACGCGGCACTGTGCCTGAGCCTGTTCGGTGCCAGCTTCATTCTCGCGCGGCTGTTGTTCGGCAACCTGATCAACCGTCTGGGTGGCTTTCGCGTGGCGATTGTCTGCCTGAGCGTGGAGACCCTGGGCTTGCTGCTGCTATGGTTGGCGCCCAGCCAGGAACTGGCCATGGCCGGCGCGGCCCTGACCGGTTTCGGTTTTTCCCTGGTATTCCCGGCACTCGGCGTCGAAGCGGTCAATCTGGTGCCAGCGTCGAGCCGCGGTGCTGCAGTGGGGGCCTACTCGCTGTTCATCGACATGTCGCTGGGCATCACTGGGCCGGTGGCCGGCGCCATAGCCGCCGGCTTCGGCTTCAGTTCGATCTTTCTGTTTGCCGCCGCTGCTGCGTGCACGGGCCTGGGCCTGACCTTCTATCTGTACCGCCAGGCCGCTCGCCTCCCACCACCGGAAGACAAGCTGGTCTGA
- the arfB gene encoding alternative ribosome rescue aminoacyl-tRNA hydrolase ArfB, with protein MLEISNVVHLPDAEIELSAIRAQGAGGQNVNKVSSAVHLRFDIGASTLPPFYKERLLALRDSRITGDGVIVIKAQQFRTQEQNRADALQRLRELILMATKVEKKRRPTKPTLGSKTRRLEGKTKRGAIKAGRGKIDF; from the coding sequence ATGCTGGAGATCTCCAACGTCGTCCATCTGCCAGATGCTGAAATCGAACTCAGCGCCATCCGCGCGCAAGGCGCGGGTGGGCAGAACGTCAACAAGGTTTCCAGCGCGGTGCATCTGCGCTTCGACATCGGCGCCTCGACGTTGCCGCCGTTCTACAAGGAGCGGCTGCTGGCGCTGCGTGACAGCCGGATCACCGGTGATGGCGTGATCGTGATCAAGGCGCAGCAGTTCCGTACCCAGGAGCAGAACCGGGCCGATGCGTTGCAGCGCTTGCGTGAGCTGATTCTGATGGCCACCAAGGTCGAGAAGAAGCGGCGGCCGACCAAGCCCACGCTGGGCTCCAAGACCCGCCGCCTGGAAGGCAAGACCAAGCGGGGCGCGATCAAGGCCGGGCGTGGCAAGATCGACTTCTGA
- a CDS encoding amino acid permease — MTEPNQLKRGLKNRHIQLIALGGAIGTGLFLGSAGVLKSAGPSMILGYAICGFIAFLIMRQLGEMIVEEPVAGSFSHFAHSYWGRFPGFLSGWNCWVLYILVGMSELTAVGKYVHYWWPEIPTWVSAAVFFVMINAINLTNVKVFGEAEFWFAIIKVAAIVGMIALGSYLLVSGNGGPQAGVSNLWEHGGFFPNGVGGLVMALAIIMFSFGGLEMLGFTAAEADSPKTVIPKAINQVIYRILIFYIGALVVLLSLTPWDGLLASLNASGDAYSGSPFVQVFSMLGSDTAAHVLNFVVLTAALSVYNSGTYCNSRMLLGMAEQGDAPRALAKVDARGVPVRALLVSAAITLVAVALNYFVPQQALELLMSLVVATLVINWAMISYSHLKFRQHLQRQGQVPLFKALWYPYGNYLCLAFVAFILIIMLMIPGIRISVYAIPLWVGGMYLCYRLKPKPLS; from the coding sequence ATGACTGAACCAAACCAGCTCAAGCGTGGGCTGAAGAATCGCCACATCCAATTGATCGCCCTGGGCGGAGCCATCGGCACCGGGTTGTTCCTGGGGTCTGCGGGCGTGCTCAAATCGGCCGGACCGTCGATGATCCTGGGTTACGCCATCTGCGGCTTCATCGCCTTCCTGATCATGCGCCAGCTGGGCGAGATGATCGTCGAGGAGCCGGTCGCCGGTTCCTTCAGTCACTTCGCCCACAGCTACTGGGGCCGGTTTCCCGGGTTCCTGTCGGGGTGGAACTGCTGGGTGCTGTACATCCTGGTGGGCATGTCGGAGCTGACCGCCGTCGGCAAATACGTGCACTACTGGTGGCCGGAGATACCGACCTGGGTCTCGGCCGCGGTGTTCTTCGTGATGATCAATGCCATCAACCTGACCAACGTCAAGGTGTTCGGGGAAGCCGAGTTCTGGTTCGCCATCATCAAGGTGGCGGCGATCGTCGGCATGATCGCCCTGGGCAGCTACCTGCTGGTCAGCGGCAATGGCGGCCCGCAGGCAGGTGTCAGCAACCTTTGGGAGCATGGCGGCTTCTTCCCCAACGGCGTCGGCGGTTTGGTCATGGCCCTGGCGATCATCATGTTCTCGTTCGGCGGCCTGGAAATGCTCGGTTTCACCGCGGCCGAGGCGGACAGCCCGAAGACGGTGATCCCCAAGGCCATCAATCAGGTGATCTACCGTATTCTGATCTTCTACATCGGCGCGCTGGTGGTGCTGTTGTCGCTAACGCCGTGGGATGGCCTGCTGGCCAGCCTGAATGCCTCGGGCGACGCCTACAGCGGCAGCCCGTTCGTGCAGGTGTTCTCGATGCTGGGCAGCGACACGGCGGCGCATGTGCTCAACTTCGTGGTCCTGACCGCGGCCCTGTCGGTGTACAACAGCGGCACCTACTGCAACAGCCGCATGCTGCTGGGCATGGCCGAGCAGGGCGATGCACCGCGCGCGCTGGCCAAGGTGGATGCACGCGGCGTACCGGTACGTGCGCTGCTGGTGTCGGCGGCAATCACGCTGGTGGCCGTGGCGTTGAACTACTTCGTGCCACAGCAGGCGCTGGAGCTGTTGATGTCGCTGGTGGTCGCGACCCTGGTGATCAACTGGGCGATGATCAGCTACTCGCACCTCAAGTTCCGCCAGCACCTGCAGCGCCAAGGCCAGGTGCCGTTGTTCAAGGCGCTGTGGTATCCGTACGGAAACTACCTGTGTTTGGCCTTCGTGGCGTTCATCTTGATCATCATGCTGATGATTCCGGGTATTCGCATTTCGGTCTATGCGATTCCACTGTGGGTCGGCGGGATGTACCTGTGCTATCGCCTCAAGCCCAAACCCCTGTCCTGA
- the rluB gene encoding 23S rRNA pseudouridine(2605) synthase RluB: MKDLDQQDGSQEIGPAGEKLQKVLARIGVGSRRDVEAWISEGRIKVNAKVATLGQRVDLHDAITVDGKVIKREEASETVRRVIIYNKPDGEICTRDDPEGRPTVFDRLPRPREGRWINVGRLDINTTGLLMFTTDGELANRLMHPSFEMDREYAVRVRGEVDEDMLLRLKNGVILEDGPARFTDIQEAPGGEGFNHWYHCVVMEGRNREVRRLWESQGLVVSRLKRVRFGPVFLNSDLPMGRWRELTQGEVDTLSAEVGLAAVAMPSMTTKTKDKLERMQRKSSRPMGRGERVRTLRPAHDGAPSTEQRPARQPRGDSAPASRKDSGRGTPVAERPADMNKRPAKPAGKPGAKPAAKRPGIKLLDDAPSGNRRGPAAGTGQRPGFGRRKPKPE, encoded by the coding sequence ATGAAAGATCTCGATCAGCAAGACGGCAGCCAGGAAATCGGCCCCGCCGGCGAAAAACTGCAGAAAGTATTGGCCCGTATCGGCGTGGGCTCGCGCCGTGACGTAGAGGCGTGGATCAGCGAAGGCCGGATCAAGGTCAACGCCAAGGTCGCCACCCTCGGCCAGCGCGTCGACCTGCACGACGCCATTACCGTGGACGGCAAGGTGATCAAGCGCGAAGAAGCCTCGGAAACCGTGCGCCGCGTGATCATCTACAACAAGCCTGACGGCGAAATCTGCACCCGCGACGACCCTGAGGGCCGTCCTACCGTCTTCGACCGCCTGCCGCGCCCGCGCGAAGGCCGCTGGATCAACGTCGGCCGCCTGGACATCAACACCACCGGGCTGTTGATGTTCACCACCGACGGCGAACTGGCCAACCGCCTGATGCACCCTTCGTTCGAAATGGACCGTGAGTACGCCGTACGTGTACGCGGCGAAGTCGACGAAGACATGCTGTTGCGCCTCAAGAACGGCGTGATCCTGGAAGACGGCCCTGCGCGTTTCACCGACATCCAGGAAGCACCGGGCGGTGAAGGCTTCAACCACTGGTACCACTGCGTGGTCATGGAAGGCCGTAACCGTGAAGTGCGTCGCCTGTGGGAATCCCAAGGCCTGGTGGTCAGCCGCCTCAAGCGTGTGCGCTTCGGTCCGGTGTTCCTCAACTCTGACCTGCCGATGGGTCGGTGGCGTGAGCTGACTCAGGGTGAAGTCGATACCCTGAGCGCCGAGGTGGGTCTGGCAGCGGTCGCCATGCCGTCGATGACCACCAAGACCAAGGACAAGCTGGAGCGCATGCAGCGCAAGTCCTCACGTCCCATGGGCCGTGGCGAGCGTGTGCGTACCCTGCGTCCGGCCCACGACGGCGCGCCGTCCACCGAACAGCGCCCGGCTCGCCAGCCGCGTGGCGATTCGGCGCCGGCTTCGCGCAAGGACAGTGGCCGTGGCACGCCCGTGGCCGAGCGTCCGGCGGACATGAACAAGCGCCCGGCCAAGCCTGCGGGCAAGCCAGGTGCCAAGCCTGCGGCCAAGCGTCCAGGCATCAAGCTGTTGGACGACGCGCCTTCGGGCAATCGTCGCGGTCCGGCAGCGGGCACGGGTCAGCGTCCAGGCTTCGGCCGTCGCAAGCCCAAGCCTGAGTAA
- a CDS encoding DUF1289 domain-containing protein: protein MSSKNPCISVCKFTDDTCIACGRTKPECKAWKKMDKDERREVNEQAAQRLKDMKGTAKRKKKKG, encoded by the coding sequence ATGAGCAGCAAGAACCCCTGTATCAGCGTCTGCAAGTTCACCGATGACACCTGTATCGCCTGCGGACGGACCAAGCCTGAGTGCAAGGCCTGGAAGAAGATGGACAAGGATGAGCGCCGCGAGGTGAACGAGCAGGCCGCGCAGCGGTTGAAGGACATGAAGGGCACCGCCAAGCGGAAAAAGAAGAAAGGCTGA
- a CDS encoding O-succinylhomoserine sulfhydrylase — MTQEWDAGRLDSDLEGVCFDTLAVRAGQHRTPEGEHSDPLFFTSSYVFRTAADAAARFAGEVPGNVYSRYTNPTVRSFEERLAALEGAEQAVGFATGMAAITAVVMSLCSAGDHVLVSQSVFGSTISLFEKYFKRFGIEVDYVPLADVGGWERAIKANTKLLFVESPSNPLAELVDITALSAVARAGGAMLVVDNCFSTPALQQPLVLGADIVVHSATKFIDGQGRCMGGAVCGRSKEMNEVLGYLRTAGSTLSPFNAWIFLKGLETLSLRMRAHCASAQALAEWLEAQDGIEKVHYSGLASHPQHELAKRQTKGFGAVVSFEVKGGKEGAWRFIDATRLISITANLGDSKTTITHPATTSHGRLSPAEREAAGIRDSLIRVAVGLEDVGDLQADLARGLAAL; from the coding sequence ATGACACAGGAATGGGATGCCGGGCGACTGGATAGCGATCTGGAAGGGGTGTGCTTCGACACCCTGGCCGTTCGCGCCGGCCAGCACCGCACGCCGGAAGGCGAACACAGCGATCCGCTGTTCTTCACCTCCAGCTACGTTTTCCGTACCGCGGCCGATGCTGCGGCGCGTTTTGCCGGCGAAGTGCCGGGTAACGTCTACTCGCGGTACACCAACCCCACCGTGCGCTCCTTCGAAGAGCGCCTGGCCGCTCTGGAAGGCGCCGAGCAGGCCGTCGGTTTCGCCACTGGCATGGCGGCGATCACTGCGGTGGTCATGAGCCTGTGCAGCGCGGGCGACCATGTGCTGGTGTCGCAGAGCGTGTTCGGCTCGACCATCAGCCTGTTCGAGAAGTACTTCAAGCGCTTCGGCATCGAGGTGGACTACGTGCCACTGGCTGACGTCGGCGGCTGGGAGCGGGCCATCAAGGCCAATACCAAATTGCTGTTCGTCGAGTCACCGTCCAATCCATTGGCCGAACTGGTCGACATCACCGCCCTGAGCGCAGTGGCCAGGGCCGGTGGTGCGATGCTGGTGGTGGACAACTGCTTCAGCACGCCGGCCTTGCAGCAGCCGCTGGTTCTGGGGGCCGACATCGTCGTGCACTCGGCGACCAAGTTCATCGACGGCCAGGGTCGTTGCATGGGCGGCGCGGTGTGTGGGCGCAGCAAGGAGATGAACGAGGTGCTCGGTTACCTGCGCACCGCCGGTTCGACCCTGAGCCCGTTCAACGCCTGGATCTTCCTCAAGGGTCTGGAAACGCTCAGCCTGCGCATGCGTGCCCATTGCGCCAGTGCCCAGGCGCTGGCCGAGTGGCTGGAAGCGCAGGACGGGATCGAGAAGGTGCATTACTCGGGTCTGGCGAGCCATCCGCAGCACGAGCTGGCCAAGCGTCAGACCAAGGGTTTCGGCGCAGTGGTCAGTTTCGAGGTCAAGGGAGGCAAGGAGGGTGCCTGGCGCTTCATCGACGCCACGCGTCTGATCTCGATCACCGCCAACCTGGGTGACAGCAAGACCACCATCACTCACCCGGCCACCACCTCGCACGGGCGCCTGTCGCCAGCCGAGCGCGAAGCGGCAGGGATTCGTGACAGCCTGATTCGGGTGGCGGTAGGCCTGGAAGACGTGGGCGACCTGCAGGCCGATCTCGCGCGCGGTCTGGCTGCGCTGTAA
- the purF gene encoding amidophosphoribosyltransferase, whose protein sequence is MCGIVGIVGKSNVNQALYDALTVLQHRGQDAAGIVTSSDGKLFLRKDNGLVRDVFQQRHMQRLVGHMGIGHVRYPTAGSSTSAEAQPFYVNSPYGITLAHNGNLTNVEQLAKEIYESDLRHVNTNSDSEVLLNVFAHELAVRGKLQPTEEDVFAAVTDVHKRCTGGYAVVAMITGYGIVGFRDPHAIRPIVFGQRHTDEGVEYMIASESVSLDVLGFTLIRDLAPGEAVYITEDGKLHTRQCAPNPQYAPCIFEHVYLARPDSIIDGISVYKARLRMGEKLADKILRERPEHDIDVVIPIPDTSRTAALELANHLGVKFREGFVKNRYIGRTFIMPGQAARKKSVRQKLNAIELEFRGKNVMLVDDSIVRGTTCKQIIQMAREAGAKNVYFCSAAPAVRYPNVYGIDMPSAHELIAHNRSTQEVADLIGADWLIYQDLPDLIDAVGGGKVKIENFDCAVFDGKYVTGDIDEFYLNKIEQARNDSNKSKSQAVSAIIDLYNN, encoded by the coding sequence ATGTGTGGCATCGTCGGTATCGTCGGTAAGTCGAACGTCAATCAAGCGCTGTATGACGCGCTAACGGTCCTCCAACACCGCGGCCAGGATGCTGCCGGTATCGTTACCAGTAGCGATGGCAAGTTGTTCCTGCGCAAGGACAACGGGCTGGTACGGGACGTTTTCCAGCAGCGCCATATGCAGCGGCTGGTCGGGCACATGGGTATTGGTCATGTGCGCTATCCCACGGCAGGCAGCTCGACCTCGGCCGAGGCCCAGCCGTTCTACGTCAACTCGCCCTACGGCATCACCCTGGCGCACAACGGCAACCTGACCAACGTCGAGCAGCTGGCCAAGGAGATCTACGAATCGGACCTGCGTCACGTCAACACCAACTCGGACTCCGAAGTGCTGCTGAACGTCTTCGCCCATGAACTGGCGGTGCGCGGCAAGCTGCAGCCTACCGAGGAAGACGTGTTCGCGGCCGTCACCGACGTGCACAAGCGCTGCACTGGCGGTTACGCAGTGGTGGCCATGATCACCGGCTACGGTATCGTCGGCTTCCGCGACCCGCATGCGATCCGCCCGATCGTGTTCGGCCAGCGGCACACCGACGAAGGCGTGGAGTACATGATCGCTTCCGAAAGCGTGTCCCTGGACGTGCTCGGCTTCACCCTGATCCGCGACCTCGCACCGGGCGAAGCGGTGTACATCACCGAAGACGGCAAGCTGCACACTCGCCAGTGCGCACCCAACCCGCAATACGCGCCGTGCATCTTCGAACACGTCTACCTGGCACGTCCGGACTCCATCATCGATGGCATCTCGGTGTACAAGGCGCGCCTGCGCATGGGCGAGAAGCTGGCCGACAAGATCCTGCGCGAGCGTCCCGAGCACGACATCGACGTGGTCATCCCGATCCCGGACACCAGCCGCACCGCAGCCCTGGAACTGGCCAACCATTTGGGCGTGAAGTTTCGCGAAGGCTTCGTCAAGAACCGCTACATCGGCCGTACCTTCATCATGCCTGGCCAGGCTGCGCGCAAGAAATCGGTACGCCAGAAGCTCAATGCCATCGAGCTCGAATTCCGCGGCAAGAACGTGATGCTGGTGGACGACTCGATCGTACGCGGCACCACCTGCAAGCAGATCATCCAGATGGCGCGCGAAGCGGGCGCCAAGAATGTCTATTTCTGCTCGGCTGCTCCAGCCGTGCGCTACCCGAACGTCTACGGCATCGACATGCCGAGTGCGCATGAGTTGATCGCGCACAACCGCAGTACCCAGGAAGTGGCCGATCTGATCGGTGCCGACTGGCTGATCTACCAGGACCTGCCCGACCTGATCGACGCGGTCGGTGGCGGCAAGGTCAAGATCGAGAACTTCGACTGCGCGGTGTTCGACGGCAAGTACGTCACCGGCGATATCGACGAGTTCTACCTGAACAAGATCGAACAGGCGCGCAATGACTCCAACAAGAGCAAGTCTCAGGCGGTCAGCGCGATCATAGACCTCTACAACAACTGA